ATTTTTCCGGTTGCTATGATTATGTATGCTTTGGGCGAATATTTCCTTGCCCGTTCCAGTTTCTCCAATTATAAGAATGTTTGAATCTACTTCACTATAACGTTGAGCTGTTTCAATCGTCCTCTTAATTTCGGGACTTCGATACAATATATCATCAAATGTGTACTTAGCCACATGTCCGCGTGAATGAAGTTTTCTAAAGAACTTCCCTTCCATCTCTTGAATGCGGGTAACATCCTGAAAGGCGACCATATCCCCCACTTTTTTACCTTTTAAAAATATCCCAACTTTTTTTACCGATAATTGAATCGATTGGTAAGCAACGGTATCTTTTTCGTATTCATCGTCGCTTAAAAGCATATTACGAAATTTCCCGGGCTTTATTATATCGTATATAGAATTTCCAATTAAGCTCCCCTTGGAAATGGATAATATCTCCTGAGCCGCCGTATTAAATACAGATATTTGTCCTTTTAAATCTATAGCAATAACCCCTTCATAGGCATAATTAAGAATCGTTTGGTAACGCTTGGTCTTCTCCTGTTCCCTTCTGCTGACAAGAGCCACTCTTTTTGCCTCAATCAACGCCTGCCGAAATGATTCCTTTCCAGTGTCAACAAGAATGGCTCCCAACCCTATCTCTTCAGCATATTTACAGGTACTTAAACCACTTAACACCACCTCACAGCCATCTCTGGCTGCCAAATCCACTAAACTGACTGAGGACTCGATATCATTTAATATATAGGACTGAATTGGCAAATCAACAATATCCGAAAGGTTCTCCACGCCATAAATCATGTTTAACGCTCCTATAACGGCCACTTTTTTACTGCCAAAACGTGCCTTGCAATCATACAGGGAACGAATGAGGTCAATACCTTGTACAGGTATATCAACGATTGGAATGAATTCATTGCTTTCTTTTAATAGTTTCGTGATTAATCCCCTTGAGATGATCACATCAGCATCCAGCTTCAACTTCCCAATCTTATCGGCATCCTCAACTACCTCCTCTAAAACAAACTTCACTGAACCGTTATCATTGTTGTCCGATTCTTCCAACTTGTTGAATTCCTCAAATCTTTCAAAAGCATCCGTAATATACCCTTTTCGAGGAACAACGAGTTTTATTTTTATCAAAACACCCACCTCCAACGTAAATCATTTTGGTTTATTGGATATAAGCTCAAGCAACCTGTTATTTATTCTAGACCTAGTCATACAATGGCTTAATATTATCTAGAAAGCTAAGAATGCCGCAAAGGTTCTCTTTCAAAGCCGCAATAAGAAAGGTAATATCTTGAGTACAATTGAGACTTAAAAATAGTAATTCTGCATTTTATTTAGATATTAGAATTTAGAAAATGACTTTGAAAAATAAAAAACCCTTTATCGTGGTTTTTTTCATCATAAGGATTTCGATTGGTATTTAATATCATAATAGTCTGGTCATCCAGGTCATTACATTAAAACTTGCTTTTCTTCACTAGAATACGCTTTTTAACATTATCATCAGTATAATGATTCTTGGTGAAAATCATCATGAAAATATCCACTTTAATTTCTTAAGTGGTATCGTCATCTACTTTATTTTCCATAATTCCCCTTCCTCTCTCGGTAATAGGACTATATTCGTTTAATTCTTCATACAAATGTGGAATTCCTTTTGATTTTATAGTTACTGACAATAAAATTAGTCTACAAACATATTAACCCCGTTCAGGAAATCCTGAACGGGGTTTTTCAATAAATATTATTTTGAGTTTTTGCGGGCATTGAGCAGTTATCAAACTTCGTAAATCTGTTCATTCAAGGCGGGTTTACTTACGAACTTAAAAAGGATCGGCGATGACAAGGATTTTCCCTGCTTTAATATCCTCCACATATTGTTCGACTTCGGCTTCCTCAAGTCCAATATCCAATAATGGCTTTCTCAATCCGCCTGCTCCCGATGCTGCCCCGGCTGCGGCTCCGCCAAAAGTGGCGAAAATCGGTCCTGCTGCCAATATTGGACCAATTCCTGGTACGGCCAATGCACTCATTCCAATAAGCAGACCTGTTAATCCGACAGCTCCGCCGGCTGCTGCCCCAGCTACTAATCCATCAGTCTTTGCCGGGCCGACTTCCTCGGCTTCACTAGGTAATTTATCAATGTTTTTTGCCACTACTGATATTTGATCGGATGTATATCCTTGTTCCTTTAAGTTTTCGACTGCTGAAGTCGCTTCATTTGCATTTTCATATATTGCTATAAACCTCTTCTCCATGGTATCTGCTCCTTTAAAAGTAATGTATTATACAATACCCTTAATTGAGTTTTAATAACCTTCCATGAAAGAAATGAATTTCATTCCCGGATTTGCCCCTGGCCGTAAATGAAGTACTTGCTTGATGTTAATGCAGGTAAACCCATTGGTCCACGTGCATGCAGCTTTTGTGTCGAAATGCCGATTTCTGCGCCATAACCGAATTCAAAGCCGTCGGTAAAACGGGTGGAAGCATTGTGATAAACTGCTGCGGCGTCTACTTTATTCAAAAATGCGGAGGCGTTTTGTTCATCACTCGTCAGGATTGCTTCAGAATGCTTGGTACCGTATCGGTTAATGTGTTCAATCGCATCGAATACACCTTTTACAGTTTTAACGCTGATTTTTAAAGCCAGGTACTCCGTTGACCAATCTTCCTCTGTAGCTGTTTTCGCTCTAGGGAAGGCGCTGCAAACCGCTTCATCTCCATATACTTCAATACCCTTTTCGTCCAGGAGTTCCAAAATACGCACACCATTTTCTTCAAACCATTTTTCATGAATTAGAAGCCCCTCGATAGCATTGCATACGGATGGACGCTGAGTTTTACCGTTTAAGACAATTTTCTCGACCATCGTGATATCTGCGGTCTGATCGATGAAGATATGGCAATTGCCTGCTCCTGTTTCAAGAACGGGAACAGTGGACTCCTTTATGACCGTTTCAATTAAATTCTTTCCGCCGCGTGGAATCAAAACATCTAAATACTCATTAAGATGAAAAAGTTCCTTAGCGGTTTCACGACTCGTATCCTCGATCAATTGAACAGCTTCTACAGGAATTTCCGTATTCTCTAATGCCTTATGAATGGATGAGACTAGTGCAATATTGGAGTTTTTGGCTGACGAACTGCCTCTTAATAGGACGGCATTCCCCGTTTTCAAGGACAATGTAGCTGCATCGATGGTCACGTTAGGCCTGGCTTCATAAATCATCCCGATTACACCGATCGGCACCCGTAACTTTTTAATTAATAAACCATTCTCTTTTTCGATCGTCTCCAATTGTTCCCCAACCGGATCATTTAAATCAATTAAAAGCATAATGGCCTCAGCCATGTCGTCAATACGGTTAACATTTAACATAATTCGATCCAATGTAGACTCATTGAAGCCTTTTTTCCTGCCTTCTTCCAGGTCCTTTTGATTTTCTTTTATCAAAAAATCTTTATCGATAATGAGTTGCTTAGCAATGTTTCCAAGTGCCTCGTTCTTTTGTTCCGTACTCAATCCTATTAACTGATAACTGGCTTTTTTGGCTGCCTTTCCTTTCGCCGTCACTTCACTCATTTCCAAATGCCCCCTTTTCCTTCACTAAAATTGATTTTTATGCTTTCACCCATTTATCGCGATGAATCACTTCTATGGAAGTGATCACAAGCTCGGATGTCCTCTTTCCCATCGCCTGCTTTAATTCTTCGTCGGAGTAAAGGACCTCACCCCGCCCCAATAATCCATTTGCACCAAAGACTTCGACAACATCCCCCTTATTGAAGACTCCTTTAATTTCATAAATTCCAGCTGGCAGCAGACTGCTGCCATTTGAAACTAAGGCCTTTTCGGCACCCTCATCAACGAAAATTTTCCCGGATACTTGTGAATGAAGGGATATCCATTGTTTGTTTTTCGTTACCGTCGTCAAGACATCATTCCCAATATACGTGCCATCACCTTTGCCTTCAAGGATTGTTAGAAGTTTATCACTCCCATAACCAGAACCAATGAATACTTTCACCCCTAGAGACAATGCAGTTTGCGCTGCAATCAGCTTAGATTTCATACCCCCGGTTCCGACATTGGATCCTGCACCTTCTGCCATTTGCAATAAATCCGCCGTTACTTCGGATAGCTTGTCAAATCGTTTCGCCCCTGGATTTGTCTGTGGATTGGAATCATAAAGCCCATTAATGTCCGTTAATATGATCAAGTTGGTGGCGTGGACCAGCCCGCTTACTAAGGCAGATAGCATATCATTATCACCAAAAGTCAACTCCTCGACCGATACTGTATCATTTTCATTAATAATCGGAAGGATGCCGCGTTCAAGCAATTCCATCAATGTCGCATATGCATTTTTATATCTATCTTTTTTCGAGAAATCTTTCCTTGTTAACAAAATCTGCGCAGGAACGATTCCAAAATGCCCCAATTGTTCCATATATGATTGAATCAATAGGCTTTGCCCGACCGCTGCAGCAGCTTGTTTCCCCTTGAGAGTGACAGGTCTCGTAGGATAGCCGAGCTTGCGAAA
The DNA window shown above is from Peribacillus sp. FSL P2-0133 and carries:
- a CDS encoding general stress protein, which gives rise to MEKRFIAIYENANEATSAVENLKEQGYTSDQISVVAKNIDKLPSEAEEVGPAKTDGLVAGAAAGGAVGLTGLLIGMSALAVPGIGPILAAGPIFATFGGAAAGAASGAGGLRKPLLDIGLEEAEVEQYVEDIKAGKILVIADPF
- a CDS encoding sigma 54-interacting transcriptional regulator; this translates as MIKIKLVVPRKGYITDAFERFEEFNKLEESDNNDNGSVKFVLEEVVEDADKIGKLKLDADVIISRGLITKLLKESNEFIPIVDIPVQGIDLIRSLYDCKARFGSKKVAVIGALNMIYGVENLSDIVDLPIQSYILNDIESSVSLVDLAARDGCEVVLSGLSTCKYAEEIGLGAILVDTGKESFRQALIEAKRVALVSRREQEKTKRYQTILNYAYEGVIAIDLKGQISVFNTAAQEILSISKGSLIGNSIYDIIKPGKFRNMLLSDDEYEKDTVAYQSIQLSVKKVGIFLKGKKVGDMVAFQDVTRIQEMEGKFFRKLHSRGHVAKYTFDDILYRSPEIKRTIETAQRYSEVDSNILIIGETGTGKEIFAQSIHNHSNRKNNPFVAINCAALPENLLESELFGYAEGAFTGAMKGGKQGFFELAHRGTIFLDEIGEISPKMQSRLLRVLQEREIMRIGDDKVIPVDVRIVSATNKDLMQMVKSNDFREDLYYRLSVLDLVLPPLRERREDIPLLVNSFIQKGHSDQKQIKITDTAMKKLSEENWEGNIRQLQNFCERLCALYKDKLIDVYDIELYFPNRSKKKIQLSKQDEEMDMSPGMHLSERERIVQMLIKVNFNKGKAAFELGMSRTTLWRKMKNLNIETN
- a CDS encoding glutamate-5-semialdehyde dehydrogenase, which translates into the protein MSEVTAKGKAAKKASYQLIGLSTEQKNEALGNIAKQLIIDKDFLIKENQKDLEEGRKKGFNESTLDRIMLNVNRIDDMAEAIMLLIDLNDPVGEQLETIEKENGLLIKKLRVPIGVIGMIYEARPNVTIDAATLSLKTGNAVLLRGSSSAKNSNIALVSSIHKALENTEIPVEAVQLIEDTSRETAKELFHLNEYLDVLIPRGGKNLIETVIKESTVPVLETGAGNCHIFIDQTADITMVEKIVLNGKTQRPSVCNAIEGLLIHEKWFEENGVRILELLDEKGIEVYGDEAVCSAFPRAKTATEEDWSTEYLALKISVKTVKGVFDAIEHINRYGTKHSEAILTSDEQNASAFLNKVDAAAVYHNASTRFTDGFEFGYGAEIGISTQKLHARGPMGLPALTSSKYFIYGQGQIRE
- the proB gene encoding glutamate 5-kinase; translated protein: MEKKRIVVKIGSSSLTNTKGEIDQNKFSDHIQAVAALRKAGHEVVLVSSGAVATGFRKLGYPTRPVTLKGKQAAAAVGQSLLIQSYMEQLGHFGIVPAQILLTRKDFSKKDRYKNAYATLMELLERGILPIINENDTVSVEELTFGDNDMLSALVSGLVHATNLIILTDINGLYDSNPQTNPGAKRFDKLSEVTADLLQMAEGAGSNVGTGGMKSKLIAAQTALSLGVKVFIGSGYGSDKLLTILEGKGDGTYIGNDVLTTVTKNKQWISLHSQVSGKIFVDEGAEKALVSNGSSLLPAGIYEIKGVFNKGDVVEVFGANGLLGRGEVLYSDEELKQAMGKRTSELVITSIEVIHRDKWVKA